A portion of the Tachysurus vachellii isolate PV-2020 chromosome 14, HZAU_Pvac_v1, whole genome shotgun sequence genome contains these proteins:
- the pclaf gene encoding PCNA-associated factor, translating into MVRTKADSVPSSYRKAVAASAPRKSLGASSSGNYSSSSSSSQASTPGKNKYVGGNPVCPRPTPKWQKGIGDFFGGPSRKPEKENVHPVSDGEEAGGSGMSKAPRKSRPLPDEDEEDDE; encoded by the exons ATGGTTAGAACGAAAGCCGATAGCGTTCCTAGTAGTTACAGAAAAG cGGTCGCTGCTTCTGCACCCAGGAAGTCACTTGGCGCCTCCAGTTCAGGGAATTATTcttccagcagcagcagctctcaaGCCTCCACCCCTG GAAAGAATAAGTACGTTGGAGGAAACCCCGTCTGTCCGCGTCCGACCCCAAAATGGCAGAAAGGCATCGGAGACTTCTTCGGTGGCCCGAGCAGGAAGCCTGAGAAGGAGAATGTGCATCCTGTTTCTGATGGAGAGGAGGCTGGGGGCAGTGGCATGTCCAAAGCACCCAGGAA gtccaGACCACTTccagatgaagatgaggaggatgatgagTAA
- the mov10l1 gene encoding RNA helicase Mov10l1: protein MASAVKFVISKLLSPLWRTVEDEEDGFYYRTGMDEIRRMQGGVVTELCQDYGLIDHCVYFTSGEVLGGVSLHVGDEVNALAVKDGAHGGWRALRVERQMDSWDGGRASDETDADKFRSLIGTVTSCDNDGGFINQTTYFPRSALCEGFVPMKGDWVQAEYFISPTNWHSQARSVAPLRYQRLDQVDVSNVFGNSGVVGDSVFFTLDSLLLPAGYKPIRGDVVSVVVVESSQSLYSWRALCMSPIEKHSMNGSVTNLPEAEIQALLENKGGLVVSEETLFGSLLLGQSKELIIFLHNTGSETHKLKCCEFAGWDSEEQFSFGPAPRCANNGILSKPKLQQTAPVNPYVPFLQAQGRGLISGHGLSVLPVPFSVPVEEDKNNIEVDIDEEVANDGEKNAEEAPCLRAIEKNLNILPGEKVSITVGCQAKNLGRCAELLLLHFSSFTIGRRLEVSVSSEVEKLLKPSAPYCPAVMLSTPASQNPAQVVTVLPPAPPVRLVRRHLPNFLGTYPVPQALRDCVEAKTDVLVVQPALGEPLCPSNMLPRFSALLWLEELQAESELREFSITGALLTKGAGYLHLEVPGLSEGRPSLFLGDKVVLRKPCREGLVVEYIGYVTEISGEDVSLRVNTEFLNSYLGEPLDVEFTYNRLPMKRCHCALEQTKHFGENVFFPRCLQLQSPLWTGDWQPEPSAKQNENKSTLEGEESEKTPSENTGTPSSLTTDMVSVATQTKTDLCTAAKPIPDPGTFFNCNLNPAQKEAVKHILRADCRPTPYVLFGPPGTGKTITLIEAILQVYYRVPASRVLVCAPSNSAADLICIRLHESGYLQAASMARVNATCRIEESVPEVLQQYSHAGEDVRHAAFHRIVVSTCSSAGMFYQIGLRVGHFTHVFLDEAGQATEPECLIPLGLLFEKTGQIVLAGDPKQLGPVVKSKLAETFGLGVSLLERLMACPLYSLTEKGYNPLLVTKLVYNYRSHEVLLELPSNLFYGGELCVRSQRAVVDSLCHWSRLPTKGFPFVFHGVRGTEMREGSNPSWFNPGEAVQAMLYCCQLAKRLYKPIPVTDIGIITPYKKQVEKIRVLLHRAGLTDIKVGSVEEFQGQEFLVIILTTVRSNEVIPSSELQRALGFLSNPKRFNVAITRPKALLIVIGNPHVLIKDPCFHALLQYAYENGAFIGCDPPVSLQVPDRAVSEEEK, encoded by the exons ATGGCGTCTGCTGTGAAGTTTGTCATCTCTAAGCTGCTCTCTCCCCTGTGGAGGACAgtggaggatgaagaggatggCTTTTATTACAGAACAG GTATGGATGAGATCCGGCGGATGCAAGGCGGCGTAGTGACCGAGCTCTGTCAGGATTATGGGCTGATTGACCATTGTGTGTACTTCACTTCTGGAGAGGTGCTGGGAGGAGTGTCTCTGCATGTAGGTGACGAGGTTAATGCTCTGGCTGTTAAAGACGGAGCCCACGGAGGATGGAGGGCACTGAGG GTGGAGAGGCAAATGGATTCATGGGATGGAGGCAGGGCTTCAGACGAAACTGATGCAGATAAGTTCCGGTCTCTGATTGGAACAGTAACGTCATGTGATAACGACGGTGGATTCATAAACCAGACGACGTATTTTCCTCGATCAGCCCTGTGCGAAG GTTTTGTGCCGATGAAAGGAGACTGGGTTCAGGCAGAATACTTCATTAGTCCCACAAATTGGCACAGTCAGGCTCGAAGTGTTGCCCCACTACGATACCAGCGCTTGGACCAa gtGGACGTGTCAAATGTGTTTGGAAATAGTGGGGTTGTGGGAGACAGTGTGTTTTTCACTTTGGATTCTCTGCTGTTGCCTGCTGGATACAAACCCATACGAGGAGATGTAGTGAGCGTCGTGGTGGTGGAGAGCAGTCAGTCTTTATATAGCTGGAGAGCACTCTGTATGTCCCCGATTGAGAAACACAG CATGAATGGGTCAGTGACAAACCTGCCAGAGGCTGAAATCCAGGCACTGCTGGAAAATAAGGGAGGACTTGTGGTCAGTGAGGAAACACTGTTTGGATCTTTGTTGCTGGGGCAAAGTAAAGAGCTGATCATCTTTCTTCA caATACCGGTTCAGAGACCCATAAATTGAAGTGCTGTGAATTCGCTGGCTGGGACTCCGAGGAGCAGTTTTCATTTGGACCGGCACCACGTTGTGCCAACAACGGCATTCTGTCAAAACCCAAGCTTCAACAAACCGCCCCAGTCAACCCGTACGTGCCCTTTCTCCAGGCCCAAGGCAGAGGCCTTATATCAGGGCATGGTCTCAGTGTGCTGCCCGTTCCTTTCTCTGTACCTGTGGAGGAAGATAAAAATAACATAGAGGTAGATATTGATGAAGAGGTTGCAAACGATGGAGAGAAGAACGCTGAGGAGGCACCGTGTCTGCGGGCAATAGAGAAAAACCTAAACATATTACCAGGAGAGAAAGTGTCCATCACTGTAGGCTGTCAGGCTAA GAACCTGGGTCGCTGTGCGGAGCTGCTGTTGCTGCACTTCTCCTCATTTACCATCGGGCGGCGCTTGGAGGTTTCTGTGAGCAGTGAGGTAGAGAAATTGTTAAAGCCCAGCGCCCCCTACTGTCCAGCAGTCATGCTGTCAACACCAGCATCACAGAACCCTGCTCAGGTGGTCACCGTGTTGCCTCCTGCACCTCCAGTCAG ATTGGTGAGACGGCATCTACCTAATTTCCTGGGCACCTACCCAGTGCCACAAGCACTGAGAGATTGTGTGGAGGCCAAAACCGATGTGCTGGTAGTTCAGCCTGCTCTCGGGGAG CCGCTGTGTCCGTCCAACATGTTGCCTCGTTTCTCTGCTCTGCTTTggctggaggagctgcaggCTGAAAGTGAGCTCAGAGAGTTCAGTATTACTGGTGCTCTCCTAACGAAGGGAGCAGGTTACCTTCACCTGGAGGTGCCGGGGTTAAGTGAAGGAAGGCCCAGTCTGTTCCTTG GAGATAAAGTTGTCTTGAGGAAGCCATGCAGAGAAGGGCTCGTTGTGGAGTATATCGGCTATGTTACTGAG ATCAGTGGGGAGGACGTGAGTTTGCGGGTAAACACAGAATTTCTGAATAGCTACTTGGGCGAGCCGCTGGACGTGGAGTTTACGTACAACAG ACTGCCTATGAAAAGATGCCACTGTGCGCTGGAACAGACCAAGCACTTTGGAGAGAACG TGTTCTTCCCCAGATGTTTGCAGCTGCAGAGCCCCTTGTGGACAGGTGACTGGCAGCCAGAACCGTCAGCcaaacagaatgaaaacaaatcaaCCCTAGAAGGTGAAGAG AGTGAAAAAACTCCCAGTGAGAACACGGGGACGCCATCTTCCCTGACTACGGACATGGTCTCTGTGgcaacacagacaaaaacag ATTTGTGTACAGCGGCTAAGCCCATCCCAGACCCAGGCACGTTCTTTAACTGTAATCTTAACCCCGCTCAGAAGGAGGCGGTCAAACACATCCTCAGGGCAGACTGTCGCCCAACTCCTTACGTGCTCTTCGGCCCTCCAGGCACAGGGAAAACCATCACGCTCATAGAGGCCATACTGCAG GTGTATTACCGTGTGCCAGCGAGTCGTGTGTTGGTTTGCGCTCCTTCTAACAGTGCCGCAGACCTCATTTGTATTCGCCTGCATGAGAGCGGCTACCTGCAAGCTGCCAGCATGGCGCGAGTTAACGCCACCTGCAGGATTGAGGAG TCTGTCCCTGAGGTGTTGCAACAGTACTCTCATGCCGGAGAGGATGTACGCCATGCTGCTTTCCACCGTATTGTTGTCAGCACCTGCTCCAGCGCTGGCATGTTTTACCAGATCGGATTACG cgtTGGTCATTTTACTCACGTTTTTCTGGACGAGGCTGGTCAAGCTACCGAGCCGGAGTGTCTGATTCCTCTTGGCCTGTTGTTTGAGAAGACCGGACAG ATTGTCCTGGCTGGAGACCCAAAGCAGTTGGGTCCAGTAGTGAAGTCGAAACTAGCGGAAACCTTCGGACTTGGAGTGTCTCTGCTCGAGAGACTGATGGCCTGCCCTCTGTATTCCCTCACTGAGAAGGGCTACAACCCGTTactg GTGACAAAGCTGGTGTATAACTACCGCTCCCACGAGGTGTTGCTGGAGCTACCGTCTAATCTGTTCTACGGCGGTGAGCTGTGTGTACGCTCACAGAGAGCTGTCGTGGACTCGCTTTGTCACTGGAGCCGCCTTCCGACCAAGGGCTTCCCCTTCGTCTTCCACGGAGTCAgg GGCACAGAGATGAGAGAAGGCTCGAACCCATCCTGGTTTAACCCTGGTGAAGCAGTGCAGGCCATGCTTTACTGCTGCCAGTTGGCGAAAAGACTCTACAAACCCATACCAGTTACTGACATTGGCATCATCACTCCTTACAAAAAACAG GTGGAAAAGATTCGAGTGCTGTTGCACAGAGCCGGGCTTACCGACATCAAGGTTGGCTCGGTTGAGGAATTTCAGGGACAGGAGTTCTTAGTAATCATTCTCACTACG